The Canis aureus isolate CA01 chromosome 22, VMU_Caureus_v.1.0, whole genome shotgun sequence genome has a window encoding:
- the LOC144294208 gene encoding uncharacterized protein C3orf86-like produces MSKSPFGQGKKPLDTFFWVNEVSGELTYPPLKADVPEASPASVEKPQERPRSQHGSMQGAPLNDQGPSSTPAQKVAFPLPPKASLKDTGSRHSLPSLPTHGLAKAGARSAPPFSAVPVTISPPGGALPTCGPLGPTPLLPSSSLLPSPSAPWAFTCKLKNVLTGNNRFSF; encoded by the coding sequence ATGTCTAAGAGTCCATTTGGACAAGGGAAGAAACCTCTAGATACGTTTTTCTGGGTAAATGAGGTAAGTGGAGAACTCACCTACCCACCACTGAAGGCAGATGTACCTGAAGCTTCTCCAGCTTCTGTGGAGAAGCCCCAAGAGAGGCCCAGGTCTCAGCATGGGAGCATGCAGGGGGCTCCTCTCAATGACCAGGGCCCATCCAGCACACCTGCGCAGAAGGTGGCCTTTCCACTGCCTCCTAAGGCTTCACTGAAAGACACTGGCTCCAGGCACTCCCTCCCATCTCTACCAACCCACGGCCTGGCTAAGGCTGGAGCAAGGAGCGCCCCACCATTCTCAGCAGTTCCTGTTACCATCTCACCACCAGGAGGTGCTCTGCCAACATGTGGCCCCCTTGGACCAACCCCTCTACTTCCatcctcttcccttcttcccagcCCTTCTGCCCCCTGGGCCTTCACCTGCAAGCTGAAAAATGTCCTTACTGGGAATAACcgattttccttttga